The Neurospora crassa OR74A linkage group IV, whole genome shotgun sequence genome has a segment encoding these proteins:
- the tol gene encoding TOL has translation MISPSSSCPTSSINSNTYPVSSSSASSPIPSSSHLDPESRSHKGSYEAVLEYFTSNSLPLPSYLQTYDSFVSHFFTSTDNPSLLSPINIPPHLTSYEAFIRYSIAKAAPAASSLPSTVPLPLNQFCPRCTKALASSPPPPSHAAWWRRGGELCTPEELFRSASEGQCQFCWFVMVKVLRRLVVGVQIEDEEDLKQKVEEVWRDVKYLLVGLSFWAEDRREDVWRGEVSVRCVPRVPLGREKDVDVDMEGKVVVSEFVRLRRGYIPGPSYPPSFLASFHTASEQSWSQALEWINNCRSHALCSAAETMDCHERRPARLIAVGRPGETHVRVIETAGLAVSETPFMSLSHCWGKDGVPTQLLKGNYDRFTKEGIRLTELPKTFRDAIEVTQRLNIVPYIWIDSLCIIQDSKEDWDDESVKMQYVYRNSVLNLAAGASPNSHGGLFNPRHPLSTVPWSIEVPLSDDNDDKDYNIKNKTFLTSEYRSEKESDLILFTRGWVLQEQLLARRTLIFGKEELHWECVTCEASESFPSSIDRERWDGDMNDRRTIFQHQWENLTGTDTGNKLGPADSSDMNSKRRKAWELLVQTYFSRSLTKASDRLIAISGIAEQLSGRWGPGVTYLAGLWSYRLVQGLLWYMGGEDRCEERDAQAAPSWSWASLVPEHVPGVTDLKLAFAEAECVDGLAEVLEAQVTPVRSTNPFGPVVPGSGSIRLRGPVLPRPRIRNRDGNCEVYDLVFGANEMSSDFRMSESGVYVNMATGMPAYLQSYQSIAVRWDNINDMKEDEEEAYLAPLQVQLIEDGPAGNPSKLQLVGLVLLKASSWVAVPQFRRVGLFFITDEAPQWNSAPDNELQDGEQRDNETATHMNVDFESSSDPESCAVRYPDPNYHHHPPDTDDDSSNSQPDDICSEDSYSSNPFADATWESESGEETERDPAEFNEYYYEDFSVWASGIERLKNQGVLRNIDTWFAQEIQQGQRSDRLKEDPYANGPRPLNTNLATRYSPCLQRTFYHRIDRFLETCQAVARLKPDLVLGGGDANGYYVYEIV, from the exons ATGATATCCCCATCCTCCAGCTGCCCAACATCTTCTATCAACAGTAACACCTACCCAGTCTCCTCATCTTCTGCCTCTTCCCCAATACCTTCATCGTCCCATCTAGATCCCGAATCAAGATCCCACAAAGGATCCTACGAAGCAGTCCTCGAGTACTTCACCTCCaactccctccctctcccatCCTACCTTCAAACGTATGACTCTTTCGTCTCTCACTTCTTTACCTCTACCGATAACCCCTCTTTGCTTTCACCAATAAACATACCACCACACCTCACTTCATATGAAGCTTTTATCCGGTATTCCATCGCCAAAGCAGCCCCTGCAGCATCGTCACTGCCTTCaacagtacctctaccactaAACCAATTCTGCCCCCGCTGCACCAAAGCCCTAGCATCATCcccaccacccccctcccaCGCTGCATGGTGGCGTCGCGGAGGCGAGCTATGTACCCCCGAGGAATTGTTTCGTTCTGCCAGCGAGGGCCAATGTCAATTCTGCTGGTTTGTGATGGTGAAGGTGCTGAGGAGGCTTGTTGTTGGAGTCCAAatcgaggatgaggaggatttgAAACAGAAAGTGGAGGAGGTTTGGAGGGATGTCAAGTATCTCCTGGTTGGACTGTCTTTTTGGGCGGAGGATAGGAGGGAAGATGTTTGGAGGGGGGAGGTGAGCGTTAGGTGTGTGCCAAGAGTGCCTCTGGGAAGGGAGAAGGATGTGGACGTGGATATGGAggggaaggtggtggttAGTGAGTTTGTCAGGTTGAGGAGGGGGTATATCCCCG GCCCCAGCTatcccccctccttcctcgcctcCTTTCACACAGCCAGCGAACAGAGCTGGAGCCAAGCCCTCGAATGGATCAACAACTGTCGTTCGCACGCTCTATGCAGCGCTGCCGAGACCATGGACTGTCACGAACGGCGTCCTGCGCGACTAATCGCCGTCGGACGTCCTGGAGAAACGCATGTCCGAGTCATCGAAACGGCCGGACTGGCTGTCTCCGAGACACCCTTCATGTCGCTGAGCCACTGCTGGGGAAAGGACGGAGTGCCCACCCAGCTCCTCAAGGGAAATTATGACCGTTTCACAAAGGAAGGTATCAGGCTTACCGAGCTGCCCAAGACCTTCAGGGACGCCATCGAGGTGACGCAGAGGTTGAACATCGTGCCCTACATCTGGATCGACTCCCTCTGCATTATCCAAGACTCTAAAGAAGACTGGGACGACGAGTCGGTCAAGATGCAGTACGTTTATCGCAACTCGGTGCTTAACCTGGCCGCGGGAGCCTCGCCCAACTCTCACGGCGGGCTGTTCAACCCGCGCCATCCGCTTTCGACGGTACCTTGGTctatagaggtacctttatcagacgacaacgacgataaAGACTACAACATCAAGAATAAGACGTTCCTAACAAGCGAGTACCGCTCCGAAAAGGAATCGgacctcatcctcttcacacGTGGCTGGGTCCTCCAGGAACAACTCCTCGCCCGGCGCACGCTAATCTTCGGCAAGGAAGAACTGCACTGGGAGTGCGTAACCTGCGAAGCGAGCGAGTCATTCCCCTCGTCCATCGATAGGGAGCGCTGGGACGGCGATATGAATGACAGGCGAACCATCTTTCAGCATCAGTGGGAGAACCTTACTGGAACCGACACTGGCAACAAGCTGGGTCCCGCTGATAGTAGTGACATGAACTCCAAGCGGCGCAAAGCCTGGGAACTCCTGGTCCAGACGTACTTCAGCCGGTCGCTGACCAAGGCCTCAGACAGGCTGATAGCCATCTCCGGTATAGCAGAGCAACTCAGCGGTCGATGGGGCCCGGGGGTCACTTATCTGGCGGGATTGTGGTCGTACCGGCTCGTGCAGGGGCTTTTGTGGTATATGGGCGGCGAAGATCGGTGTGAGGAGCGGGATGCGCAGGCGGCGCCCTCGTGGTCGTGGGCGTCGCTTGTGCCGGAGCATGTACCCGGCGTCACGGATCTGAAGCTGGCGTTTGCAGAGGCCGAGTGTGTGGATGGCTTGGCAGAGGTTTTGGAGGCGCAGGTGACACCTGTCAGATCAACGAATCCGTTTGGGCCGGTAGTTCCTGGTTCTGGGAGTATCAGGCTTAGGGGGCCGGTGCTGCCGAGACCGAGGATTAGGAATAGGGATGGGAATTGTGAGGTCTATGATTTGGTTTTTGGAGCGAACGAGATGAGTTCGGATTTTAGGATGAGCGAAAGCGGCGTATACGTCAATATGGCTACCGGTATGCCTGCTTATCTGCAGTCGTATCAGTCTATCGCGGTGCGTTGGGACAATATCAATGATAtgaaggaagatgaggaggaggcttaCCTGGCGCCGCTCCAGGTGCAGCTTATAGAAGACGGGCCGGCAGGAAACCCGAGCAAACTTCAACTTGTCGGATTGGTCCTATTGAAGGCATCATCGTGGGTCGCGGTACCACAGTTTCGAAGAGTGGGCTTGTTTTTCATCACTGACGAGGCACCTCAGTGGAACTCTGCCCCTGACAATGAACTGCAAGACGGCGAACAACGGGACAACGAAACGGCTACTCACATGAACGTCGATTTTGAAAGCTCTTCGGACCCGGAATCTTGCGCCGTCCGATATCCCGACCCAAActaccatcaccacccgcCAGACACAGACGACGACTCCAGTAACTCACAACCGGACGACATCTGTTCCGAAGATTCCTACTCATCTAACCCCTTTGCCGACGCCACATGGGAAAGTGAGTCCGGTGAGGAAACAGAAAGAGATCCCGCCGAGTTCAACGAATACTATTACGAAGACTTCTCCGTCTGGGCATCGGGCATCGAACGCCTTAAGAACCAGGGCGTCCTTCGTAACATTGACACATGGTTCGCTCAAGAAATTCAGCAAGGGCAACGATCGGATCGCTTGAAGGAAGACCCCTACGCTAACGGCCCACGTCCGCTGAACACCAATCTGGCAACGCGATACTCACCGTGTCTCCAACGGACGTTCTACCATCGAATTGATAGGTTTCTGGAGACCTGTCAGGCTGTGGCTCGACTTAAGCCTGACCTGGTGCTGGGTGGCGGGGATGCAAATGGTTATTATGTTTATGAGATTGTGTAA
- the mig-3 gene encoding 12-oxophytodienoate reductase 1, with translation MAATAAESRLFQPLKLTPKITLGHRLAMAPLTRFRSDDEHVPIVPLMTTYYSQRASVPGTLLVTEATFISPAAGGYDNVPGIYNAAQIAAWKKITDAVHAKGSFIFCQLWSLGRAANPEVLAKEGGLKLKSSSAVPMEEGAPVPEEMTVAEIKERVAEYAAAAKNAVEAGFDGVEIHGANGYLIDQFLQDTCNQRTDEYGGSIENRSRFAHEVVKAVVEAVGAEKTGIRLSPYSTFQGMKMKKDLIPQFEDVIRKINGFGLAYLHLTQSRVAGNMDVQPEEDEENLAFAAKLWDGPLLIAGGLTPETAKHLVDREFPEKDVVATFGRHFISTPDLPFRIKEGIELNPYDRDTFYKAKSPDGYIDQPFSKEFEKVYGAQA, from the coding sequence ATGGCCGCTACCGCTGCTGAGTCCCGGCTCTTCCAGCCACTCAAACTCACCCCCAAAATCACCCTTGGCCACCGTCTTGCCATGGCCCCTCTGACCCGTTTCCGGTCTGACGACGAGCACGTCCCCATCGTCCCGCTCATGACCACCTACTACTCGCAACGTGCCTCGGTCCCGGGCACCCTGCTCGTTACTGAAGCAACCTTCATCTCCCCCGCGGCCGGCGGCTACGACAACGTCCCGGGTATCTACAACGCCGCGCAGATCGCCGCCTGGAAGAAGATCACCGACGCCGTGCACGCCAAAGGCAGTTTCATTTTCTGTCAGCTGTGGTCGCTCGGGCGGGCTGCTAACCCCGAGGTGCTGGCTAAGGAAGGGGGGTTAAAGCTCAAGAGCTCGAGTGCCGTGCCCATGGAGGAAGGGGCTCCCGTGCCCGAGGAGATGACGGTGGCCGAGATCAAGGAGCGGGTGGCCGAGTATGCGGCCGCGGCCAAGAACGCAGTTGAGGCTGGCTTCGATGGCGTCGAAATCCATGGCGCGAACGGGTACCTGATTGATCAGTTCCTTCAGGACACGTGCAACCAGCGGACGGACGAATACGGTGGCAGCATCGAGAATCGGTCGCGGTTCGCGCACGAGGTGGTCAAGGCTGTGGTGGAGGCTGTTGGCGCCGAGAAGACGGGCATCCGGCTCAGTCCGTACAGCACATTCCaggggatgaagatgaagaaggatcTGATTCCGCAGTTTGAGGATGTGATTCGGAAGATCAACGGGTTTGGACTGGCGTACCTGCATCTTACACAGTCGCGAGTTGCCGGGAATATGGATGTTCagcccgaggaggatgaggagaacTTGGCTTTTGCGGCCAAGCTGTGGGATGGGCCGTTACTGATCGCCGGCGGGCTTACCCCCGAGACGGCGAAGCATTTGGTTGATCGCGAGTTCCCGGAGAAGGACGTGGTTGCTACGTTCGGGCGACACTTTATCTCGACACCGGATCTGCCGTTTAGGATCAAGGAGGGCATCGAGTTGAACCCGTATGACAGGGATACGTTCTACAAGGCCAAGTCGCCGGATGGGTATATCGACCAGCCGTTCAGCAAGGAGTTCGAGAAGGTGTACGGGGCACAGGCGTAG
- a CDS encoding F-box domain-containing protein, giving the protein MASPTRRYKSRPALPCPAPQIPGSDPLNSTTPDGQPASNAELLTTLSEHASLEHKPYADVHDGLTSPAARKSSFMELPAEIHLLVTEQLIYPDALSMKHVNRYFYNLVDTGVRKKVEWLVQCRRLHLGCPNHRSCDLGSDVRFCRGSVKLLMQRWREHNECEARPGLGCLVYSTSTCVHRRKLRNRVKRWIRLKLTIDIPLLILALLVVLGAWWAVPLFA; this is encoded by the exons ATGGCATCACCTACTCGTCGATATAAGTCGAGACCCGCACTCCCGTGTCCAGCCCCACAAATCCCGGGCTCCGACCCACTCAACTCAACGACGCCCGATGGTCAGCCGGCCTCGAATGCGGAGCTTCTCACAACGTTATCCGAACACGCGAGCTTGGAACACAAACCTTATGCAGACGTCCATGATGGCTTGACTTCTCCCGCTGCACGGAAGTCATCATTTATGGAGCTGCCAGCTGAAATCCATCTCCTCGTTACCGAACAACTCATCTACCCCGATGCCCTATCCATGAAACACGTCAACAGATACTTTTACAATCTCGTGGACACCGGTGTGCGTAAGAAGGTCGAGTGGCTTGTCCAGTGTCGTAGGTTGCACTTGGGTTGCCCCAATCACAGGAGTTGTGACCTTGGTAGCGACGTGAGATTTTGCCGAGGCAGTGTAAA ACTTCTCATGCAGCGTTGGAGAGAGCACAATGAGTGTGAAGCCCGCCCCGGCCTTGGGTGTCTGGTATACAGCACCTCAACGTGCGTACATCGCAGGAAGCTAAGAAACAGAGTAAAGAGGTGGATTCGACTTAAGCTTACAATTGACATACCGCTTTTGATATTGGCCTTGCTAGTCGTGCTTGGAGCCTGGTGGGCTGTACCATTGTTCGCTTGA
- a CDS encoding mannosyl transferase, producing MPPPTSEAPKKEFVHPKAKHAKKQAIRDAYAIEPISAFYIFLGANLIAALFAPIQDCDETFNYWEPTHYLSHGYGLQTWEYSPDYAIRNWLYVALHAIVGNIRRLLPHSNKVAEFYFVRCVLAFICALSQTLMWRAICLALNPRIGLFFIVALVFSPGNFHSSTAYLPSSFAMYMAMLGAAAFMNWRGGLKTSMAMFYFAIGGVLGWPFAAALCAPFLLEEVFFALVGDKDRFFEAAHRVVRGVVAAGLLVFGDMLVNTFFYRKVEIASWNIVKYNIFSKTGGPELYGTEPWDFYFKNLTLNFNIWFVLALFSLPILLLQKLLSKSAETFQTGFRTVVFLTPFYMWLAIFSLQPHKEERFMYPAYPFLALNAALAIHTLLAAFGNADPKSLVGKIPAKLKLGVVALGLLFSMAIGLARIYGLYTAYSAPLSIYKPLFEVGGEGDTVCFGKDWYRFPSSYFLPRDMHAKFIRSEFRGLLPGEFSEAGTGFGLFSGTWLPTSGLNDRNEEDPGKYVDPKTCVFLVDTQFPEQQKGLDWKAPPNEPDFVADTEHWEIVKCEKFMDPASTSFLARALWLPDWEIIPEKFRRKWGRHCLLKRKQ from the exons ATGCCACCACCTACCAGCGAAGCTCCCAAGAAGGAGTTTGTGCATCCCAAAGCCAAACATGCCAAGAAGCA GGCAATTCGAGATGCCTACGCGATCGAGCCCATCTCGGCCTTCTACATCTTCCTCGGAGCCAACCTGATTGCCGCTCTCTTCGCCCCCATCCAGGACTGTGATGAGACCTTCAATTACTGGGAGCCAACACACTATCTGAGCCACGGCTATGGCCTCCAAACCTGGGAATACTCGCCCGACTATGCCATCCGAAACTGGCTTTACGTCGCCCTCCATGCCATTGTGGGCAATATCCGCAGGCTGCTCCCTCACTCCAACAAGGTCGCCGAGTTCTACTTTGTCCGCTGTGTTCTGGCTTTCATCTGTGCCCTCAGCCAAACGCTCATGTGGAGGGCTATCTGCTTGGCCCTGAACCCGAGGATCGGCCTGTTCTTTATCGTGGCGCTCGTATTCAGCCCCGGTAATTTCCACTCCAGCACCGCCTACCTGCCCTCCAGCTTCGCCATGTACATGGCCATGCTTGGAGCCGCCGCTTTCATGAACTGGCGTGGGGGTCTTAAGACTTCCATGGCCATGTTCTACTTTGCCATTGGTGGTGTGCTTGGGTGGCCTTTTGCCGCCGCCCTTTGCGCCCCTTTCTTGTTGGAGGAAGTCTTCTTTGCCCTGGTCGGCGATAAGGATCGCTTCTTTGAAGCCGCTCATCGTGTGGTCCGCGGTGTCGTTGCGGCTGGTCTGCTTGTG TTCGGGGACATGCTGGTCAACACCTTCTTTTACAGGAAGGTTGAGATTGCCTCCTGGAACATTGTCAAGTACAACATCTTCTCCAAGACCGGTGGGCCTGAGCTTTATGGCACTGAGCCGTGGGACTTCTACTTCAAGAACCTCACATTGAACTTCAATATCTGGTTTGTCTTGGCACTGTTCTCCCTCCCAATCTTGTTGCTGCAGAAGCTCCTGTCCAAGTCCGCCGAGACTTTCCAGACCGGCTTCCGTACCGTGGTCTTCTTGACCCCCTTCTACATGTGGctcgccatcttctccctccagCCCCACAAGGAAGAGCGGTTCATGTACCCTGCCTACCCCTTCCTTGCCCTCAATGCTGCGCTTGCTATCCACACTCTGCTCGCGGCCTTTGGAAATGCCGATCCCAAGAGCCTGGTTGGTAAAATTCCCGCCAAGCTGAAGCTCGGCGTGGTAGCCCTTGGCCTGCTCTTCTCCATGGCCATTGGCCTCGCTCGTATCTACGGTCTCTACACAGCCTACTCTGCACCTCTCTCCATCTACAAGCCCCTCTTCGAGGTAGGCGGCGAAGGCGACACCGTCTGCTTCGGCAAGGACTGGTACCGCTTCCCCAGCTCTTACTTCCTCCCCCGCGATATGCACGCCAAGTTCATCCGCTCCGAGTTCCGCGGTCTTCTGCCCGGTGAGTTCTCAGAGGCCGGCACTGGCTTTGGTCTCTTCAGCGGCACCTGGCTACCCACCAGCGGCTTGAACGACCGCAATGAGGAAGATCCGGGTAAGTATGTTGACCCCAAGACTTGCGTGTTTCTTGTCGACACGCAGTTCCCTGAGCAGCAGAAGGGTCTGGACTGGAAGGCGCCGCCCAACGAACCCGACTTTGTTGCGGACACGGAACACTGGGAAATCGTCAAGTGCGAGAAGTTCATGGATCCGGCGAGCACCAGCTTTCTGGCGAGGGCTTTGTGGCTGCCTGACTGGGAGATCATCCCGGAGAAGTTCAGGAGGAAGTGGGGACGTCATTGTTTGTTGAAGCGGAAGCAGTGA